The Actinomycetota bacterium region CGGCTGGTCTACGAACTCGACGATGGCCATGGGGGCGGCGTCGCCGCGGCGGTAGCCGAGCTTCAGGATGCGGGTGTAGCCGCCCGGCCGTTCCCCCACCCTGGGGGCGACCTCGGCGAAAAGACGGTGCACGATCCCCTTGTCACGCAGCTCCGACAGCACCATCCGTCTGGAGTGGACGTCACCGCGGCGGGCCTTCGTGATCAGGTTCTCCACAAAGGGGCGCAGCCGCTTGGCTTTCGTGTGCGTGGTCACGATCCTGCCGTGCTCGATGAGCGACCGGGAGAGGTTGCGCATGATGGCGCGCTCATGGGAGGCACTGCCTCCCATCCGGGGACCGCGTGTGGGGGCCGCCATGCTACAGCCCCTTCTCCTTGAGCCCCAGGCCCATCTCCTTGAGCTTCTCGTCGACTTCGACCACCGACTTCTCCCCGAAGTTGCGGATGTCCATGAGGTCTTCCATCGAGTACTCCAGCAGCTGGCCCAGCGTGTTGATCCCCTCGCGCTTGAGGCAGTTGAGCGCCCGGACCGAAAGGTCCAGCTGCTCCACGGGGCGTTCCGTATCGACGCGGGGGCCGGGACCGGCCTGCTTTTCGTCGCGTCGTTCCGCCCCCTCCTCGAGCTCGTCGAACAGGCCGACCAGCTGTCCGAGGTGGCGCGCCGCGTGCATGGTCGCCTCCTTCGGCGCCACAGCGCCGTTCGTCTCGACCTCCAGCACGAGCCGGTCGTAGTTGGTCATCTGCTCGACCCGCGTGTGCTCAACGACGTACGTCACGCGCCGGACCGGCGAGAACATGGCGTCCACGAGAATCTCACCGATGACGTCCCGGCCGGCCATGCGGTCGGCCACCTGGTAGCCACGGCCACGGGAGACGGTCAGCTCGATGTCGAGCTTCCCCTTGGTGTTCAGCGAGGCGATGTGGGAGTCGCGGTTGATGATCTCGACCCCAGCCGGGGCCTCTATGTCGCCGGCCACGACTTCCTTCGCGCCGCGGGCACGCAGGTGAAGCGAGGCAGTCGCCTCGTCGCCCTCGAGCCGAACGACCACGTCCTTCAGGTTGAGGACGATGTCGGTGACGTCCTCCTTGACGCCGGCGACGGTGGTGAACTCGTGGAGCACGCCGTCGATCTTGGCGGCCGTGATGGCCGCCCCTGGGACCGAAGAAAGCAAAGTCCGGCGCATGGCGTTTCCGAGCGTGTAGCCGAACCCCGGCTCGAGCGGCTCGATCACGAACTTCGAGATCGACTCCGAGACGGGTTCCTCTGAAACGGTCGCCCTGGCAATCGTGAGCACAAAGCCTCCTTATGCGTAAGAAGCGAAACTGCCCGCGGATCTACCGCGAGTAGAACTCGACGATGAACGACTCCTTGACGGGGACGTCGATCTCGCCTCGCTCGGGCAGGGAGGTCACCTTGGCCTCCATGCGTGAGTAGTCAGCCGAGACCCAGGAGGGGACCGTTCGCGACTGCGCACGCTCGGTTGCTTCCTGGACCCGGACGATTCCCCGGGACTTCTCCTTCACGGAGACGACGTCCCCGGGTCGGCACAAAAAGGACGGGATGTTCGTGAGACGCCCGTTGACAAGGACGTGACGGTGCAGGACCAGCTGCCGGGCGTCGTCACGCGAGTGGGCGAACCCGGCCCGGTACACGACGTTGTCCAAGCGGCGCTCCAGAATCCGGAGCAGGTTCTCACCGGTGGCGCCCTTCTGGCGGGCAGCCACGCCGTAATAGCCACGGAACTGCTTCTCCAGCACGCCGTAGATCCGGCGCGCCTTCTGCTTCTCACGCAGCCGCTCCAGGTACGGCGATGCCTTGCCGGCGCGCCGGCGGCCGTGCTGGCCCGGCGGGATCGGACGCTTTTCGATGGGGCACTTGGGGGTCTCGCACTTGCTGCCCTTGAGATACAGCTTGATCCCCTCGCGCCGGCAGTGCCTGCAGTCGGCCTCCGCGTATCTGGCCATGGCTACACCCTCCGCCGCTTGCGGGGACGGCACCCGTTGTGGGGCACCGGCGTCACATCGGTGATGCTGGCGACCTCGAGGCCGGCGGCCTGCAGCGCCCGAATGGCCGTCTCGCGTCCGGAGCCGGGGCCCTTGACGAAGACGTCCACTCGCCGCATGCCGTGCTCCATCGCCTTGCGCGCGGCGGCCTCGGCCGCCAGCTGCGCCGCGAACGGAGTCGACTTGCGGGAACCCTTGAAGCCGACGGTGCCGCCCGTCGACCAGGAGACCACACCACCCTCGGGATCCGTGATCGCGATGGTCGTGTTGTTGAAGCTGGACTTTATGTGGGCCTCGCCGGCGGCGATGTTCTTTCGCTCGCGCCGCTTTACGCGCTCGCCGACACCCTTCTTCTTCGCAGTCACCCGTTACCGCTCCCGTCCGGACGCCACTGGGACTATCCCTTCTTGCCGACCTTCTTCTTCTTGGCCCCCACCGTCTTGCGGGGACCCTTGCGCGTGCGGGCGTTGGTCTGAGTGCGCTGTCCCCGGACAGGCAGTCCGAGGACGTGCCTCATGCCCTGGTAGGACCCGATCTCGATCTTTCGGCGGATGTTCTCCTGAACCTCCCGCCGCAACTCGCCCTCGACCTTCACGTTTACGTCGATCCACTGCCTGATCCGGGCGACCTCCTCGTCGCTCAGGTCGCGTACCTTGGCCGCGGGATCGATGTTCGCGCGCTCGCAGATCTGCTTCGCCTTCACGTTGCCCACACCGAAGATGTAGGTCAGGGACACGTCCGCGCGCTTGTCGCGCGGCAGGTCGACCCCCGCGATACGTGCCAAATCAGGCCCCCTGGCGCTGCTTGTGGCGCGGGTTCTCGCAGATCACGAGAACCCGGCCGTGCCGGCGGATGACCTTGCACTTGTCACACATCTTCTTCACGGACGCGCGAACCTTCACTACGCCTGCTTTCTGTCGGTTTCAAGCTCTCGCCCTAGGCCCGGACGCGCGAACGCGGCCGTACCCTTGCCGGGGCGGCGAACGGCAAGTTTAGCGTAGTCGGCCCCCTGCGTCGACCGCCGCTCAGGGCAGGGTGAGCACAAGCGGATCACCGTCGGTCACTGCGACCGAGTGCTCGAAGTGGGCGGACAGGGACCGGTCCGCGGTCACGACCGTCCACTCATCGGCGAGTACCTCCGTCTCCCACCCCCCGGCGTTGACCATCGGCTCGATCGCCAGCGCCATGCCGGGCTCCAGCTTCGGCCCCCGGCCGG contains the following coding sequences:
- a CDS encoding DNA-directed RNA polymerase subunit alpha, which produces MLTIARATVSEEPVSESISKFVIEPLEPGFGYTLGNAMRRTLLSSVPGAAITAAKIDGVLHEFTTVAGVKEDVTDIVLNLKDVVVRLEGDEATASLHLRARGAKEVVAGDIEAPAGVEIINRDSHIASLNTKGKLDIELTVSRGRGYQVADRMAGRDVIGEILVDAMFSPVRRVTYVVEHTRVEQMTNYDRLVLEVETNGAVAPKEATMHAARHLGQLVGLFDELEEGAERRDEKQAGPGPRVDTERPVEQLDLSVRALNCLKREGINTLGQLLEYSMEDLMDIRNFGEKSVVEVDEKLKEMGLGLKEKGL
- the rpsD gene encoding 30S ribosomal protein S4; translated protein: MARYAEADCRHCRREGIKLYLKGSKCETPKCPIEKRPIPPGQHGRRRAGKASPYLERLREKQKARRIYGVLEKQFRGYYGVAARQKGATGENLLRILERRLDNVVYRAGFAHSRDDARQLVLHRHVLVNGRLTNIPSFLCRPGDVVSVKEKSRGIVRVQEATERAQSRTVPSWVSADYSRMEAKVTSLPERGEIDVPVKESFIVEFYSR
- the rpsK gene encoding 30S ribosomal protein S11; the encoded protein is MTAKKKGVGERVKRRERKNIAAGEAHIKSSFNNTTIAITDPEGGVVSWSTGGTVGFKGSRKSTPFAAQLAAEAAARKAMEHGMRRVDVFVKGPGSGRETAIRALQAAGLEVASITDVTPVPHNGCRPRKRRRV
- the rpsM gene encoding 30S ribosomal protein S13, producing the protein MARIAGVDLPRDKRADVSLTYIFGVGNVKAKQICERANIDPAAKVRDLSDEEVARIRQWIDVNVKVEGELRREVQENIRRKIEIGSYQGMRHVLGLPVRGQRTQTNARTRKGPRKTVGAKKKKVGKKG
- the rpmJ gene encoding 50S ribosomal protein L36 — encoded protein: MKVRASVKKMCDKCKVIRRHGRVLVICENPRHKQRQGA